CGTCGCCGCCGCGCTCGCCGAGCGGGCCGCCGTCTCGCGCTGGGTGCGCCCTCTGATCGAGGACGGGCTCGCCTTCGACATCGAGGGCGGGCGGCACCCGGTGGTCGAGGCTGCGCTCGGCGACCGCTCGCGCTTCGTGCCGAACGACTGCGACCTCTCCCCGCCGACGGTCGACGAGCTGGCCCGCGCCGTCATCCTCACCGGCCCCAACATGGGCGGCAAGTCCACCTATCTGCGGCAGAACGCACTGATCGCGGTGCTGGCGCAGGCGGGCTCGTTCGTCCCCGCCAAGCGCGCGCGCATCGGCATCGTCGACCGGCTGTTCTCGCGCATCGGCGCCTCGGACGACCTCGCCGCCGGCCGTTCCACCTTCATGGTCGAGATGGTCGAGCTGGCGGCGATCCTGAACCAGGCCGGCCCCGGCGCGCTCGTCATCCTCGACGAGATCGGCCGCGGCACGGCGACGTTCGACGGCCTGTCCATCGCCTGGGCCGCGCTGGAGCGGCTCAACGAGGTGGGCTGCCGCACCCTCTTCGCGACGCACTATCACGAGATCACCACCCTCGCGGAGCGCCGCGCGCGCATCGGCAATGCGACGATGCGGGTCAAGGAATTCCGCGGCGACATCGTCTTCCTGCATCAGGTGGAGGCGGGGGCGGCGGACCGGTCCTACGGTGTGCAAGTGGCGCGGCTCGCAGGGCTGCCGGCGACGGTGGTGCGCCGCGCGCGGGACGTCCTGTCCCGGCTGGAAGAGTCCGACCGCGGGGCCGCGCGGGCCGCGCTCGCCGCCGATCTGCCGCTCTTCGCCGCCGGCGCCGAGCCCGCGGCCGTCGATCCGGCGCCCGCCGCCCGGCTCGTTTCACTGGAAACGCTGGACGACATCGACCCCGACGCCCTATCCCCACGCGAGGCGCTCGATGCGCTTTATGCCTTGAAGGCCGCGCGGCGCGCCGAAACGGGAGGGGACTGATGGCAAAAGGGTACTGGATGGCACGCGTCGACGTGCACGACCCGGAAGGGTACAAGGAATATGTCGCGTTGAACGGCGCGCCGATCGCCGAGTTCGGCGGCAAGTTCCTGGTCCGGGGCGGCCCGTTCGAGGCGGTCGTCGGCGAGGCGCGGCAGCGCAACGTGGTGATCGAGTTTCCGACCTATCAGGCCGCGCTCGACTGCTTCTATTCCGAGGGCTACCAGAAGGCGCTGGCGGTGCGCGAGCGCTGTTCGGTCAGCGAGCAGGTCATCATCGAGGGGTACGACGGACCCCAGCCCGGCCAATGATCAAGATCGGCGTTGCAGGGGTCGCGGGCCGGATGGGCCGCGCCCTGGTGCGGGCGGTCGACGAGACCGAGGGCGTCACCCTCGCCGCCGCGACCGAGCGGGCCGGCGCGGGCGAGACGGGCGCGGACGCCGGCGTCCTTGCCGGGGTCGGCGAGCGCGGGGTGGCCATCGGCGCCGACCCGGCCGCGTTCGGCGCGTGCGACGCGGTGCTCGACTTCACCGCCCCCGGCGCCTCCGCCGAGCTGGCCGAGGCGCTGGCCGGCATGGGCACCGCCCACGTCATCGGCACCACCGGCTTCGGCGACACGGACGAGGCGCGGATCGCCAAGGCGGCGGAACGCGTCGCCATCGTGAAGTCCGGCAACATGTCGCTCGGCGTCAATCTGTTGTCGGTGCTGGTGGAGCAGGCCGCGGCGGCACTGCCGCAGGCGGACATCGAGGTGTTGGAGATGCACCACCGCCGCAAGGTCGACGCGCCGTCCGGCACCGCGCTCCTCCTGGGCGAGGCGGCGGCAGCGGGCCGCGGCGTGTCGCTGAAGGAGGAGGGGGTGTTCGCCCGCGAGGGGCACACCGGCCCGCGCAAGGCCGGCACCATCGGCTTCGCCACGCTGCGCGGCGGCTCCGTCGTCGGCGAGCATGACGTGATCCTGGCACTCGACGCCGAGCGCGTGGTGCTGCGCCACGTCGCCGAGGACCGCGGCGTGTTCGCCCGTGGTGCGGTGGCGGCGGCGATCTGGGCGGTGAAACAGCCCGCCGGCCTCTACTCGATGCGCGACGTCCTGGGCCTCGCCCGCCCCTGAACCCACCACGATCTGAGCCGCCCCGATCTGCGCCGCGAGGACGCCCGTCCGCCCTCGCGGCGCAGACCGTGGCGGCGGGCGCCGAGCGCCGGCCGATGCCGCCGGCCCGCCCCGGCGGCATAGTTCTCATCCCCCTTAAGTTGATCTCATTCTAAATTGCCGGATCGCGGATGCGACCGGCCGCGCAAGCGCTTGCGCGACGTCAACCGGTTGCCTCCGAGCTTCTGCGGTGAAAAAGCGGCGGCGTGGCCCTAAACACAATCTAAGGGTGAAATAAGCTATCTATGAATGACACACGTGTGAATTGAGTGCTTTTTCGATCCCTTGTTTACGAATTATCCACAATCTTTATTTTCGGACGCTGAATTGACTCTCGGGTGGAAGCGATGGTCCCGTCCGGGATGCCTCGTTCGGCGGCAAAGTGCCCGGCACTTTGTGTCACAGGTGAAGGAAAATTCCGGCTGTCGCGAATCAATTCGCGCCGAGGGCTTCCAAAGCCGGCTTTGGCATGCATCCGGCGGCGAGGGTGGAAATCGGCATCCGAATCAGCGGCCTGACGGCGAGCCGCAATGGGTCGTGAGGCGCGTGATAGCTGTGGAAAGTTCGCCTTCGCGTCGTGACGTTGAGGGTTTGGCAAGAAACGCAGGAAGTTTTCCACAGTCTGTGTATAGTGGGGGGTAAGCCGTTCCACGTTCGTTCGGTCTTTCACGATGCGGTAAGGTCAGCGGTGTCAAGTTCGCGCAACGCGAGAGTTGGCAAGGAGGCCCCATGCTCATCAATGGTTTCACTTCGGAAACGGCAGGACGATCGCCCGACGCGGTGCCGCTCTTCTGGTGGCAAGGTTGGTCGAGCGCCTGGTACGTCACGTCCGTGTTCGACATCAAAGGCTTCTCGTGTGATGAGCCCGGCACTTTCGTTCTGGTCAGGCGCGAGCCGAATGGGAGCTGCACCCCGCTGATGGTCGGCGCGTGCGAGAACGTCAGCGACGATCTCTTCGCCCACTATGGCCCGGCGCTGATGCGCGCCATCAAGTCCGGCGCGACCGAGGTTCACGTCCACCTGCTCGCCGAGAGCCCTCAGCACCGCGCCCGGATCATGGACGATATCGCACAGGGCTGGCAGATGCCCGTCCACCCCGCCCCCGTCGGCTGACACACAGGCGGACGACGTCGACCTTCCGTGGATATTCTCGTCTCATGCGATAAGTTTCGCGGCAGCCTGACGGCGCGCGAAGCCAACGCCATCATCCTCGAGGCGCTCGCCTCGAGCGATCTCACCGCCGCTGGCAACGCCATCGCCATCGCCATCGCCGACGGCGGGGAAGGGACGCTCGACGCCTTGGCGAGCCCCACTCTCGCGTTCCGCACCACTGCGGTCACCGCCCCGTTCGACGGCACCATCGACGCCCCCTGGGGCTACGACGGGGCCGCCGGTCGGGCCGTCATCGAGATGGCCGGCGCCGCGGGCCACGCCCATGTGACCGCCGGCTACGACCCCGACCGTGCCACCAGTGCCGGTATCGGCGACCTCATCCGCGCCGCGCTCGACGCGGGGGCGCGCGAAATCGTGGTGGCGGTCGGCGGCTCCATCACGGTGGACGGCGGGGCCGGCGCCCTCGAAGCGCTCGGCGCGCGGTATTTCGCGGCGGACGAGGAGCCCGTGGTGCGCCCCGCCGGCCGGGCGCTGCGCACCGTCGAATCGGTCGATCTCTCCGGCCTCGATCCGCGCCTTTCGGGCGTGCGCATCATCCTCGCCGCCGACGTCGACAATCCGCTCGTCGGCGAGCGGGGCGCGGCACGGGTGTTCGGCCCGCAAAAGGGCGTCGCCGCGGACGATATCGACGCGTTCGACGCCGCTCTCGCCCATTTCGACGGCCGCCTCGCCACGGCCAAGGGGGCCGCCCCGCTCGCCGACACGCCCTTTGCCGGGGCGGCGGGGGGCATCATGGTCGGCCTCGCCGCCGCGGCGCCGACCGAGGCGGTCGACGGCTTCTCGCTGGTGTTTCGCCAACAGCGCCTCGAGGAGCGGATCGCCGCGGCCGACCTCGTCATCACCGGCGAGGGTTCGCTCGACGCGCAGTCGCTCTCGGGCAAGGGGCCGGTGGCGGTCGCGCGTGCGGCGATGGCGGCGGGCAAGCCGGTGATCGCCTTCGCCGGCCGCATCGCCGTCACCCCGGCCGAACTCGCCGCCGAGGGGGTCTGTGCCGCGTTCGCGATCGGCCGCGGTCCGGCGAGCCTTCAGGAGGCGCTCGAAACCGGCGGCGCCTCGCTGGCGGCCACCGCCCGCGCCGTGTTCGACGCCATCGCCATCGGCCGCCCCAAAGGCTGACGGGCCCGCCCTCAGCCGCGACGGAAGACGACCCCGCCGATGTAGCCCGTGACCAGCGCCAGCGCGACCGCGCCGAGCCCGTAGAACAACGGCTCGGTGCGGCTCCACTCGAAGATGCGCTGCTCAAAACCGGTTTTTTGCACGTCGAAGCCCAGCTCATCCGTGGCGATCGACGTGTCGCCGGCATAGAGGAAGACGAAGACCCGGTAGCGCCCGTCGTCCAGCAGCGGCGGCAGTGGCACCTCGGTGCGGAAGAAGGTCTTGCTCAGCTTCTCGATCCCGTCGAGCTGCTCGACGTAGAGCCCGTCCTCGCGGTTCGCCTCGGCGAGGGCGGCGCGGTGGGCGGCCCGCTGCGCCTCGCGCGTGGACCCTTCCGTGCCCAGCATGGTCAGCGACAGCCGCCGCGCCACACCGTCCTCGTCCTCGATCAGCTCGCGCGCGCCGGGGGTGGCGAAGAGGCCGTAGTAGGATGGCATCTTGTCGAACCGCTCGCCGGCATCGTTCACCCAGATGCCGAAGCGCCGCATGCGCTGCTGCACCAGCACGGTCTGGTCCGGCCCGCGCACGACGACGATCACCTCGTAGGCGCCCGGCCGGGCCACCGTGTTCTCGTCCCGCTCGACCACCCCGAACAGCGACAGGCGGGTGCCGGAGAAGTTGGAGCCGATGGCGATCTCGTCGCTGGAGAGGGCGACGGTCAGCGTCTCGGCGCGCGCCTGCGTCGCGAGGAGACCGAGCATGACGGCGAGGACCAACCCCCTCATGGCGCCAGCGTCGTGATGGCGAAGAGATCCTCGGGCGGGAGGACCAGGTTGAGCGCGAACCGCACGCCGACGATGAGGACCAGGAGCCCCAGCAGCGCGCGCAGGTGCTCGCCCCGCAGCGCCTGCCCCATCGAGGCGCCGATCTGCGCCCCCATCACGCCCCCCAGCATGAGGATGAAGGCGAGCATGATGTCGACCGTCTGCGAGGCGATGGCGTGGCTGACGGTGGCGATCGCCATGACGCCGACGATCTGCACCAGCGACGTGCCGACGACGACCGAGGTCGGCACCTTGAGGAGGTAGATGAGTGCCGGCACCATGATGAACCCGCCGCCGATGCCCAGCAGCGTGCCGAGGAAGGAGATCGACGCGCCGAGCGCGATCACCGGCAGCACGGAGATGTAGAGCTTGGAGCGGCGGAAGCGGATCTTCAGCGGCAGGCGGTGGATCCAGCCGCGCGAGGCGGAGCGGCGCATGGGGGCCAGCGTCTCGCCCCGCTTGCGGGCGGCGCGGGCGCGCAGCATCGCCCGCACGCTCTCGTTCACCATCAGCCCGCCGATGGCGCCGAGGAAGATCGTGTAGCAGATGGCGATCACGAGGGTGAGCTGGCCGAGGCTGCCGAGCGCGGCGAACAGTTCGGCGCCCGCGTAGGCACCGAACGCACCCGCGAGGATCAGGAGAAAGGCCAGCTTGAAGTCGACCTGCCCGCGTCGCCAGTAGGTGAGGGCGCCGGAGGTGGAGCTGGCGACGATCTGCGGCGTCACCGAGGCGACGGCGACGGCGGGAGGGATGCCGGAGAAGATGAGCAGCGGCGTCATCAGGAAGCCGCCGCCGACGCCGAAGAGGCCGGAGATGAGCCCCACCGCCGCCCCCATGGCGAGAACGAGCAGGACGCTGACGGGCATCTCCGCGATCGGCAGGTAGAGTGTCACGCGCGATTACCCTCGCTCGAACGGCGCAGAGCCCCGGGGATCAGGGCAGGGCGACGGCAACGAAGGCGCCGCGGAACAACGAGAGGACCGCGCGCAGGACGCCCTTCACGACGCGGAAGGCGACCAGCCCGACGACCCAGGCGACGAAACTGTAGAGAAAGCCGACGAGGAGGCGAAGGCCCCGCATGGTGACGCGGAAGGCGCGCAGGGTGAATTTGCCCGTCAGCTCCGCGACGGCGCGGCTGCGGCGGCCGAAGCGGCTGGTGAAGGTCGCGAGTTCGGTCGCGTCGTCGGTCGTCTTCACGTAGCGCATCAGGCGGACGGCCTCGGCCGGACCGGCATTGCCGGCCATGGTCGAGACGGCGCCCAGCGTCGTCTTCAGCTCGGCGCGGGCGAGGCCTCGGGGGACGTCGTCCATCGCCCGGCGCGTGCGCACGACCACCGGGCCGGCGCTGGCGACGGCGGTGTCGGCCGGGCGGCCGGCGGCGCGGGCGAGCTTGACGAGGCGTGCCGCGAACGCGGTGGTGAGGTTGCCGGTGCGCTTGGCGACCTTCAGCACCGAGATCCCGGCCTTGAGGACGAGCGAGCCGCCGCCGGTCGCGAGGGTCACCCCCTCGGCCGCGAGGCCGACGGCGGCGAGTGTCAGCAGAAACTGTGAGTAGTCCTCGCCCACGGCCGCCTTGCCGCCTTCGCGGATGATGTCGCGCACGTCGCCGACGACGGTGAGGTCGGAGACCACGGCGCCGGCGAGGCCCGCGGCGGAATCGGCATGGCCGGTGATGTAGGCGCCGGCGAAGTCGCCGGCGTTGCGCAGGACGGTCTGCACCGGGCTCTGCGCGTCGACGAGGGCGGCCGCGGTCTGAGGCGCGACGGGTTTGCCCAGCTCGTCCGCAAGCTCGGCGTACTGGACGGCGCCGGCGATGTCGTCCTCGGCGAGGGCGGCGCGCACCTTCTCGTCCAGCGTGTCGCCGGGGGTGGCGGCTTGCAGCTCGCGGCGGATCTCGCGTTCCTCGAAGCCGGTGTAGAGTCGAGGAGCGGCGAGCGCCAGGAAGGCGACAGTGCCGATCGACAAGACCGTGGCGGCGGGGATGATGCGCATCGCTCGTCTGTTGTTGGTCGCAACTGGGTCAATGGTGGGGTCGGCGGTCCCGCTCGGGCACCGTCCGTTCAGCCTATCACACTCTCACCGCGGGGCGAGGGGGCTCGCCGCATTCAAGGCACCGCTGCGGGGCCTTGCCGCGGAGCCGCCCGCATCGCGCCGCGCCTCGCCGAAGCCTCCGGCGGGGCCGCCCGGCCCCTCGCGCATGCGGGCCGGGCGGTCCAATCCGTGCTCCCTACGCGAGACAGTTCGAGAGCTCGTGAAGCATTGCGGGTCCGATCTGAAAATATGCTGAACGAACTCGTTTGACGCTCCCCGGCGCGCGTGGCACTCGACGGCGTCATCAGGAGGGAGCGCAGATGGGCGATCTATTGGCGGCTGTTCGGCCGGCAGCACAGCGGACGCCGATTTCGGGGATCATCCGCACGGCCAACTACGGACGCGCCAAGGGGCCGGACGTCATTCCGCTGTGGGCCGGCGAGGGCGACCTGCCGACCCCGCGGTTCATCGCCGAGGCCGCCGCCAAGGCCCTGTACGACGGCGAGACCTTCTACACCCACTCGCGCGGCATCCCCGAGTTGCGCGAGGCGATCGCCGGCTATTACGAGGATCAGTTCGGCCGCCCGTTCGATCCGGATACCTTCTTCGTCACCGGCTCGGGCATGCAGGCGATCCAGCTCTGCGTCGCGCTGACGGTGGGGCACGACGAGGAGATCCTCATCCCGACCCCGTCGTGGCCCAACGCGGCCGGCGCGTCGACGGTGATCGGCGCCAACCCGGTCGTCGTGCCGATGGACGAGGACGGGGGGCGCTGGGTGCTGACGGTTGAGGCGCTGGAGCGGGCGCTGACGCCGCGCACGCGGGCGATCTTCATCAACTCCCCCGCCAACCCCACCGGCTGGACGGCGACGCGCGAGGAGATGGAGGCGTTGCTCGCCTTCGCCCGCGCCAACGAGCTCTGGATCATCGCCGACGAGATCTACTCCCGCTACATCTGGACCGGCGCCACCCGCGCGCCCTCCTTCCTCGACATCGCCGAGGCGGACGACCGCATCCTGTGGGTCGGCACCTTCTCCAAGAACTGGGCGATGACGGGCTGGCGCATGGGGTGGATCCACGCCCCGCTGGCGCTGAAGCAGACGCTTGAGAACCTCATCCAGTATTCCACCTCGGGCGTCGCTCCGTTCATGCAGCGCGCGGGCATCGCCGCGATCAACGACGGCGAGTGGTTCGTCAAGTCGATGATCGAGCGGGCGCGGGAGGGGCGTGACATCGTCTCGGAGGCGCTCGGCGGGCGCAACCGTGTGGTGTATGCGCCGCCGGACGGGGCGCTCTATGCCTTCTTCAAGGTTGCAGGAATCGAATCGTCTCAGGAAGCGGCCTTCAAGTTGATCGACGAAGCAATGGTCGGGACGGCTCCGGGGACCGCTTTTGGGGAAAACGGGGAAGGATATGTTCGAGTGTGCTTTTTGCGCAGCAAGGACAGTCTGAGCACCGCGATGACCAGAATCGTCAATTATCTCGATAGCTTAGGGTGACCAAAGAGGGCACATTTCGGCCATAATTCGAGAAATCTTGCTGCAAGGCTTGCGCGAGGCTTGCCGCAACCGTCGAGTGTGTATTCTCGGTTATCCCCGTACGGCAGGAATTGTGCGACAGTGGTGTCGCTCCTCCCTCAACTGGGGTTCGGCCACTGGTCGGACCCCTTTTTCCTTTCCGTTTTTCCGTTCCGTGGTGGCGATTGATCGCCCGCGGCGCATTGCGTTCGCGCGGCGGGCGGGTCATATCCCCCCGGCCAGCCGGTCGGACGGCCGCTCCGACAAGGTCGAAAGGCCGTCGGGGAGGAAAGTCCGGGCTCCACGGAAACACGGCGCCGGGTAACGCCCGGCGGGGGTGACCCCAGGGAAAGTGCCACAGAAATCAGACCGCCGGCGGGTTCGCCCGCCGGTAAGGGTGAAACGGTGGGGTAAGAGCCCACCGCGGAGGCGGCAACGTCTCCGGCACGGCAAACCCCGCCGGGAGCAAGACCGCATAGGGGTGGTGGCGCGTTTCCGGCCATAACCACCCGGGTGGGTCGCAGGAGGCGTCCGGCAACGGGCGTCCCAGATGAATGGTCGTCACGTGAGGGTTCGCCCTCGCCATACAGAACCCGGCTTACAGACCGGCTGGCAAACCTCTCCTCGTTAACTCTGATCGGGCCGCCGCGCCCGGCGCGCGGTCGCGTCGCCGCGCCGGGCGAGGGCGGACGCGCGGCCGCGTCGCCGCGCGCCGGTGGCCGGTGCCGCGCATGGGAGGGCATGGGGCCGCGGCTGGGATCGCGTGGGCCTGCGGCATGGGATGGTTTGGGCCGGTCCCCCCTTTTCGACCCCGCCCACGCGCCCTGCACCTGCGATTATCTGACACGCGACCGCGCACAAGCAGTCGGCGTCGCACCCGCCAGGACGCACGTGGGGTCGTTCGGGATGGCGAATCGGATGGCTCCGAAGGGGCGTTGGGGCTTGAAAATGCCGCAGAATGTGCGGATATTTCTCACCGTTGCAGGATCGTCACACCTGGCCCAGGTCGTTCGAATGCGACCGGTTTGGTAAATCGTTTCGTTGACGCCCATGGGAGCCCATGGTATCCCAAATCATCCCGTCACGGAGCGGTGCGGGAAACCTGACGGGCGGTGACAAGGCCGCCAGCGTAGGAGCTGGGGTGGCCGGGTTCGTCTCGAACTTCACGAACAAGCTCGACGCAAAAGGGCGCGTATCCATACCCGCGCCCTTTCGATCGGCCTTGGCGAAGGACGGGTACGACGGCCTCTACTGCTACCGTTCCTTCACCGCTCCCACAGTCGATGCGGGAGGGTTTCAATTGCTGAACGTTCTCGAGTCTCGACTGGCAGACTTCGATCCCATGACCGAAGAGCACGAAGCCTTGGCGATGACCTTCTACGGGGCCTCCGAGCAGCTCCGGATCGACAGTGAAGGCCGCGTCGTCTTCACCGATACGATCCGCAAGCACGCCGGCATCGACAAGGAAGTCGTGTTCGTCGGCATGAACTACAAGTTCCAGATCTGGACGCCCGAGAAGTACGAAGAGCACCGCCAGGCCTCGCAGGCCCGTGCCCTCGAAGTGATGCGTCAGGCGGGCAGCCGTGGCCGCGCCCGCGCCGCCGGCGGCGGCGGGCTCAGCCTCGCGGAGATGATGGGGCAGCGCCCCCCCGGCCCGGAGAGCCCGGACCGATGACGGCGGATCGGGAGAGCGCCCCATCCGCGCACATCCCCGTCATGCTCGCCGAAGTGATGGCCGAACTCGCCCCCAAGCCGGGCGAGCGCATCGTCGACGCAACGTTCGGCGGCGGCGGCTACACGCGTGCCATCCTGGGGGCCGGCGCCCAGGTGATCGGCATCGACCGCGATCCGGACGCCGTCGCCAGAGGCCGGGCCATCACCGAGCCGGGCTTCACCATGGTCGAAGGCACCTTCGGCGCGATGGACACGCACCTCGCCGCCCTCGGTCTCGAGACGGTGGACGGCGTGGTGCTCGACGTCGGCGTCTCGTCGTTCCAGCTCGACCAGGCCGAACGCGGCTTCTCCTTCCGCTTCGACGGCCCGCTCGACATGCGTATGGGCGCAGACGGGCCGACGGCGGCGGACATCTGCAACCGGGCCGACGTGTCGGACCTCGCCCACCTCCTGCGCACCTTCGGCGAGGAGCGGCACGCCGGCCGCGTCGCCCGCGCGATCGTCGCCGCCCGCCCGCTGGCGAGCACGGCCGAACTCGCCGCGGTGTGCGAGCGGGCGCTCAAGCCCGGCCCCGGCATCCACCCCGCCACGCGCACCTTCCAGGCGCTGCGGATCGCGGTGAACGACGAGCTGAACGAACTCGCCCGCGGCCTCGCCGCCGCCGAACGCATCCTGTCCAACGGCGGCCGCCTCGTCGTCGTCGCCTTCCACTCGCTGGAGGACCGCATCGTGAAGCGCTTCCTCGCCGAACGCGCCGGCGCCGGCGGCGGCTCGCGCCACATGCCGGTCGTCTCCGGTCCCGCGGCGAGCTTCGCGCCGTCGGCCAAGCGGGCGTTGTCGGCCGGCGAGGCGGAGGCCGCCCGCAATCCGCGCGCCCGCTCGGCCAAGCTGCGTGCCGCCACGCGCACCGACGCGCCGGCCCTCCCACTCGACCTCACCGCCCTCGTTCCGAACGTTCGGCTGAAAGG
This portion of the Acuticoccus sp. I52.16.1 genome encodes:
- a CDS encoding DUF1330 domain-containing protein, producing the protein MAKGYWMARVDVHDPEGYKEYVALNGAPIAEFGGKFLVRGGPFEAVVGEARQRNVVIEFPTYQAALDCFYSEGYQKALAVRERCSVSEQVIIEGYDGPQPGQ
- the dapB gene encoding 4-hydroxy-tetrahydrodipicolinate reductase; translated protein: MIKIGVAGVAGRMGRALVRAVDETEGVTLAAATERAGAGETGADAGVLAGVGERGVAIGADPAAFGACDAVLDFTAPGASAELAEALAGMGTAHVIGTTGFGDTDEARIAKAAERVAIVKSGNMSLGVNLLSVLVEQAAAALPQADIEVLEMHHRRKVDAPSGTALLLGEAAAAGRGVSLKEEGVFAREGHTGPRKAGTIGFATLRGGSVVGEHDVILALDAERVVLRHVAEDRGVFARGAVAAAIWAVKQPAGLYSMRDVLGLARP
- a CDS encoding glycerate kinase encodes the protein MDILVSCDKFRGSLTAREANAIILEALASSDLTAAGNAIAIAIADGGEGTLDALASPTLAFRTTAVTAPFDGTIDAPWGYDGAAGRAVIEMAGAAGHAHVTAGYDPDRATSAGIGDLIRAALDAGAREIVVAVGGSITVDGGAGALEALGARYFAADEEPVVRPAGRALRTVESVDLSGLDPRLSGVRIILAADVDNPLVGERGAARVFGPQKGVAADDIDAFDAALAHFDGRLATAKGAAPLADTPFAGAAGGIMVGLAAAAPTEAVDGFSLVFRQQRLEERIAAADLVITGEGSLDAQSLSGKGPVAVARAAMAAGKPVIAFAGRIAVTPAELAAEGVCAAFAIGRGPASLQEALETGGASLAATARAVFDAIAIGRPKG
- a CDS encoding TIGR02186 family protein, coding for MRGLVLAVMLGLLATQARAETLTVALSSDEIAIGSNFSGTRLSLFGVVERDENTVARPGAYEVIVVVRGPDQTVLVQQRMRRFGIWVNDAGERFDKMPSYYGLFATPGARELIEDEDGVARRLSLTMLGTEGSTREAQRAAHRAALAEANREDGLYVEQLDGIEKLSKTFFRTEVPLPPLLDDGRYRVFVFLYAGDTSIATDELGFDVQKTGFEQRIFEWSRTEPLFYGLGAVALALVTGYIGGVVFRRG
- a CDS encoding sulfite exporter TauE/SafE family protein, coding for MTLYLPIAEMPVSVLLVLAMGAAVGLISGLFGVGGGFLMTPLLIFSGIPPAVAVASVTPQIVASSTSGALTYWRRGQVDFKLAFLLILAGAFGAYAGAELFAALGSLGQLTLVIAICYTIFLGAIGGLMVNESVRAMLRARAARKRGETLAPMRRSASRGWIHRLPLKIRFRRSKLYISVLPVIALGASISFLGTLLGIGGGFIMVPALIYLLKVPTSVVVGTSLVQIVGVMAIATVSHAIASQTVDIMLAFILMLGGVMGAQIGASMGQALRGEHLRALLGLLVLIVGVRFALNLVLPPEDLFAITTLAP
- a CDS encoding pyridoxal phosphate-dependent aminotransferase produces the protein MGDLLAAVRPAAQRTPISGIIRTANYGRAKGPDVIPLWAGEGDLPTPRFIAEAAAKALYDGETFYTHSRGIPELREAIAGYYEDQFGRPFDPDTFFVTGSGMQAIQLCVALTVGHDEEILIPTPSWPNAAGASTVIGANPVVVPMDEDGGRWVLTVEALERALTPRTRAIFINSPANPTGWTATREEMEALLAFARANELWIIADEIYSRYIWTGATRAPSFLDIAEADDRILWVGTFSKNWAMTGWRMGWIHAPLALKQTLENLIQYSTSGVAPFMQRAGIAAINDGEWFVKSMIERAREGRDIVSEALGGRNRVVYAPPDGALYAFFKVAGIESSQEAAFKLIDEAMVGTAPGTAFGENGEGYVRVCFLRSKDSLSTAMTRIVNYLDSLG
- the mraZ gene encoding division/cell wall cluster transcriptional repressor MraZ; its protein translation is MAGFVSNFTNKLDAKGRVSIPAPFRSALAKDGYDGLYCYRSFTAPTVDAGGFQLLNVLESRLADFDPMTEEHEALAMTFYGASEQLRIDSEGRVVFTDTIRKHAGIDKEVVFVGMNYKFQIWTPEKYEEHRQASQARALEVMRQAGSRGRARAAGGGGLSLAEMMGQRPPGPESPDR
- the rsmH gene encoding 16S rRNA (cytosine(1402)-N(4))-methyltransferase RsmH, whose translation is MTADRESAPSAHIPVMLAEVMAELAPKPGERIVDATFGGGGYTRAILGAGAQVIGIDRDPDAVARGRAITEPGFTMVEGTFGAMDTHLAALGLETVDGVVLDVGVSSFQLDQAERGFSFRFDGPLDMRMGADGPTAADICNRADVSDLAHLLRTFGEERHAGRVARAIVAARPLASTAELAAVCERALKPGPGIHPATRTFQALRIAVNDELNELARGLAAAERILSNGGRLVVVAFHSLEDRIVKRFLAERAGAGGGSRHMPVVSGPAASFAPSAKRALSAGEAEAARNPRARSAKLRAATRTDAPALPLDLTALVPNVRLKGI